The Chrysemys picta bellii isolate R12L10 chromosome 5, ASM1138683v2, whole genome shotgun sequence DNA segment TCGATGATCGCTTCAGAATAcattctttggatttttttttttttattctgggaattcttatttgcactgtaatttCAGGGTGTGTTGAGCAAAGCAGTGAACTGGAGAGAGCTAGAGAAACAGTACTATACACAAACTGTTTATGAAGAAGAAATCATTCAAATGCTTGAATATTGTGGAGTAAGTACAGTTTGTTTTTGCTATTAGCTTTATGTAAAATATAGTTTACATACAAAATCTGATCGAATACATAATGTCATGTCTAGATACTTTGAGCAGACATTCATTATACAACATGTTAACATTAATGGTTTCTTACATTTTTGATTTAGTTTAACAAATATTTGATGCAGAAGTACCCTTTAAATAAGCAAAGATTAATACCTTCTATTTTCATGTAATGCATTTTTATAAGTGTTGAACTCTCTTTAGATTACTGTTCATGACCAGCTATGACAGACACCAGTTTACTCTAGTTTTCAAAATCAAGGTACATAAAAGCACATCTATTAATTTATCATATCTCCAtgtctaacaaaaaaaaaaaattcttgagtgctagatttaaaaaaattaagaacttTCAGAATGTTCTTTGAAATGTTAGTTTTTGTAGGGATGGGGAATCAAAGCATTGAAAACCAAATTCCCAAATGTCAGAAAACTAGCCAGATAGCTTGGTATAGTGTATtgaaggccatgtctacactacccgccggatcagcgggtagtaatcgatctatcggggatcgatttattgaatctcatctagacacgataaatcgatcctcgaatcgacgcccgtactccaccttggcaggaagagtaagcggagtcgacgggggagccacggcggtcgacttgccgccgtgaggacggccaggtaagtcaaactaagatgcttcgacttcagctacgcgaatagcgtagctgaagttgcatatcttagattgatcccgccccccagtgtagaccagcccaaagtgcCAAATAAAGAAGTGACTTACTGTTGAATCAATTACCTTGCTCATTCTTTTGTTGAAATATTTATACATACTTCAGCAATGAAAAAAGACATGACCAGCTGTGAGTATATGATTTATTATGAAATAATTGTTTACCCTAAGAAGAAAATATCTTGTGACGGTGTAGTGGGTTAAAATTCTTCCTATACGAACACTGTTATGGCCTGATTTTTAATGCGCTGCAATTTCAATTTTGTAGTATTGGCCTGGATTCTTTTAATTGTTTTAGTAATCTAATGTTATTCTCTAAAGATACCATCTGTGCAGGTTTCTCAGATCTGGTTCTGATTAGAAATCCTTTGGTTCTGTAGGGTTTGTACTGTGATGGCAATGGGGTAAAAATATAACCCAGAAACTTTTACAGTTGTCTCATCACCCTTTACCAAATTGCTGCCCTGTGAATGTTTTAGTTCTTTCTTGACCCATTGTTAACAACGGCGCTGTGCATAGGAGACCATTCAATGGCGATCACTTCAGCTCTTCACTAGATCCCAGCAAGAAATTGTTGGGTGCCCTTTGCTTGTTGCAACCTTGTCTTCTACTTTGGTGCCTTGCTTTGACATCTGCTTGTTCTTCTGGCAGCACCCCAGCAGTGCTAAGGTATTGACAGGAGCAGGGGAACTGTCAGTTGTCTATTTGTTGACAAACTATCAATGTACACTGAACTCAGATTTGAGGATATCTTCCTAGTATCCACAGGCAAATGGATTTTTCAAGTTCTGACTATAGCCTTTTCCCAAAGTAAATTTGGATGTCTGCTCTCTCCCCAACCTCAACAGTTATGGTCAATAAGTTGTCTACTGGTACCTGACTTTCTTCTAGTCTTTGAATAAATAGCTATTGGTATTAATTTTTCCTCCCTAGCAAATTCAATGCTATTGTGTAGAAGAGCATTTCTGAAAAGCTGACCACTTGAGCTCTTTTCCCAGAAACTGAAGTACAATGTTTTTATACAGAAATAACATAAACGTGGAAGCATAATACAGAATTCTAAATCAGATGTCCAGATATAGCTCTGCTCTAGTAATATCTGCAACATCGTAATGGTCAGAAATATGAGGGAAAGCTTAATAGAAGAAACAAAATTGGAAAAAATTAGAGAGGTTACATAGAAATTTTCAGGTAGTTTCCTCATGTATAATGTTTCCCAATATATACTTGCTTTACTCGTCAAAAGACAGTTAACACCATTTGTGATGGGATTGAATGGTTCATAGGATTCTTAACAGAATAAGGGTACtcctttttttaattacttgtttGATGCTAGATCAGATCAGTAATAACCAACAGTAATTTGCCTCTGACATGATACTCTGTGTTTTAGTTCCATTTCCTAATGGACAGAAATCTGCATCATAGGAACCACCACCATAATTGAGTACTTACTGCTACATGATTGTCTGCTTAGGACAGGCCCCAAACTAGGATATAAGGTGGTGATATGGGTCAGGATTTAGATCATTGACTAAGCTGTATGCCAAAGTTTGGACTTTGCCTGTGAACCTAGCACTGTGTCTGGCTCATGCCAGAGCTTGTGCTCTCTCTGTCATGAGCACTGAATTCACTCACTGTTTTTTAATCAGGTTGACCAAAAAATGTGAAAAACCCTTAATAAAAGGCCTGTATTTCTGTTTAGACAGACTCTTTCAAGATGGGACAAGACTTTGTTAAAAATTCCCCCAACAGTGTGGACAGTCTGAACAACCTAGCTCTGACTTCCAGAATGTTGAATCTGGATACCACAAGCAAAATTCTGTCTACAGAAGCCATTCACTGTCTTAGCACTAGTAAAAGTACTCTAAGTGCCTCATCAGAAAGACTCTTACTGCAAGATGCTCCTAAAATGCAGTGTATAAATCAAACATTTTCAACCAGCAGCAGTAGCAATAAGAACTTCACCAGTCTGCAGGAGCACCTGATAAgtgaagaaaggaaaagggacACTTTACAGAGAGAATCACTAAGGTTCATGAAAGGAGTTATGGATGAATGTACCCATGTAGCTAATTTCTCAGGTACTTGTTTATTTTAATGTGGGGATTGGGATAATTGTCTAGAATAACCTTTTATTATCTGTGCAGTAATTTTGTATTCATACAGTTTTCTCAAAAAGCTTGTATATTGAATTAGAAAGTGTGTCATGGTTGTCTTTATAGAATGgacacatcttttaaaaatatgtatatcaGATTTATATCTGACATGGATCATCTAGTTTTAGAGGAACCTCCTTTTTGACAAATACCCTGGTGGTTCAAAACCACTTGCTAAGCTATGTCAAtctagagcagggggtgggcaaacttcttggcctgagggccacatctgggtggggaaattgcatgcagggtcACGAATGTAGGGTTCGGGTGCGGGAGTGagtgtggggagtgggagggggtgggggtttaCGAGGAGCTCAGGGAAGGGTgttcgggtgtgggagggggctcagcaggatgttggggtgcaggatgcggcgggggctcagggcagggtgttggggtgcaggagggatgtggagtGCGgcggggagttggggtgcaggaggcattcAGGGTGTGGACTCCGACCCAGCACCACTTatctggagcagctccagggcgGCAGCAGcgcacaccggggccagggcaggctccctacctgcctgccctggccccgggatgctcccagaagcggctggcactatgtctctgtggcccctgggggaatggagcagagggctccatgcgctgccctcatctgtgggtacctcccccggagcccccattggccgcggttccccgttcccagccaatgggagctgcagggggtggtgcctgcaggtgagggcagcacgcagagccctctgcccccccacccctccagcaatcctgtgggccagatccagtAGTTTTCCCACCCCGGATCTAGAAATATGCATAGAGGGATGCTTCAGGAGCTCCACCAAGTCTCTAAGTCCGGTTTCAACttgtgtttatttgttttgtttttctcttaagAAGTATATTGGTATATTACACAAAGTGTGATTACATCTAGCAAGTGCCTGTAACATGAGCTCATCTTCAGGTATTGCTGGGGCTCTTTTTTAAGTGGGAaaacatattttctaatcctctaCTTCTCTATGCAAGCATGCATACCCATGGTATGTGATTTATTACATATTTAAAGGGATgcctggatttttctagaagttCATTTTGAAATATGTTTAGCATATCACTGTTTACCAGTGTTATAAAACCACAGGTCCTCTTTAGAGGTCAAGAGATGGCTGTGCTGAATATTATCTTATCCCCTCAGTTTGTCATCAGATTACCCCATAATGagcaccataggtgctggaactaggtgttatgggggtgctgccgcaccccctgtcTTGAAATGGTTTTCATtatatatagggtttacagtttggttcagtggctctcagcacccccaacatacaaattgttccagcacccctgattaGCACTGAACCTATGGAAGTTATCCATAATTAAAATTACTGCAGAATTACATTATAAAATTGATTTTTGTGCTCACCTCTCATCTCAAAGCAAAGACCCCCTCTACCtctatccctcccccgcccccgtgtGATATTGAACTCATATTGGTGGGCTATGTCTGTCTGAAATGAAGCTGTTTGCAAAATTTGATGTTACCTGGATAATGAATTCCTGACTTGCAGTACCCCAAAAGGAGAGGTTTATGAGAGTTCAAAAAATCTTCTAACTTTTTTACCATCTTGTAACAAACACAGAAGGTCAAGGATAAATAAAATTTTGTTCACTGACTCTCCCAGCAGAGATCTAGTACCAAGGATCAAAATATAGTTATGTAATATATCTTTTATTTTTGCAACTACACTACGGAATATATGCTCCATTGAGCTTAATACACTGTGTCCAAGGATGGCTGGAGacctaagctttcatttaaagagtTTCTCGTCATTTTCCATGCAGAGAGCTCAAAGTGTAACCTGATCATTAGGGAGACTTGCCAATGAAAACAAGAGATGCCCCCCAACACATGTGCGCTTTTCCTACTAGCCACATTCCAGTAGCTTCATAAGTTACTGAGGAATACTGATTTGGGAGTAGAAAACAGTTTAGTCAGAAAAAGTGAGCATTTACTGGAAAaattcatctttttctttttttctgctcaGTTCCAGTTGACCCAAGTCTAATCATAGTTGTTCAAGCCAAGGAGGATGCGTATGTTCCACGaactggagtgcgcagccttcAAGATATATGGCCAGGATGTGAAATCAGGTATCTAGGTGGAGGTCATGTCAGTGCCTACCTCTTCAAACAAGGACTCTTCAGGTGAGAAGTAATGTATAAACAGGGAAGCAAAAATATGGTTGTGATCTTTCCCTAATACCACATTTTTGAGGGAATTAGTTTTCTACATTGGCATGtcattcttcttttttaaaaaacaacttgtATTACTTTTCATTCAGTCCACTCATTCATTGAACATTATAATTTATTTCATAGCCAGTGTATGTTCAGCAGGCAACAATTGCCCTACGTTTATTTTTGCAAGTGTTGTCTTTGTTAGAATGAAAAGTAGGTGAAGTCCAAATTTTAAGATATTAGCTTACCTGTCAGATAAGTAATATGTTGCTATAACTCCAGACTTAACATTGCATCTCAACCTTctgaaatgttatttatataaatacaattCTTAAATCTTAATAAGTTACAATAATATAACACTCCTGATGTACTAAATTCCCTGGAGATGCAGGGATTAATGAGGATTGGATAGCCCATTTGAAGGAgtccaaacaaaaaaggaaaagatcAACATACCAAGGTTCAGGGTCAATATCTGTGTAAAATTAGCATAGTTTTTGAAAGATGTCGCAATAAATAGAAAATACAGAAGAGAGATCTTTGTGTGATCAGAATTTCTTGAGAGAGAGTTGAGTACAAaaggccctgatccaacaaagcatgtgcttaactttaagcatcaaCTGCTCACataaatgttttgctggattggagGCCAAAGAGACAGGGGAAGTGATGTGAGGGGAAAAAGAATTCCTAGTACCAAATTAGAGCtgaagaacacttttttttttaaaaaaagcatggcCATGTGGACACAATCCTCTCCTAATATCATCTTTGGTTTAATCACATGAGATCAGATGGGCTGGAGAGTTGTTCCCATCAGTCTAAATAATTTCTGAAATGCGACACTGGAGAGCATTAGACTCTGTACTCGCAGTACATATATAATTGTTTAGAATGACTGGCATTCTGCATATGAATTTAAAGGTATTTTGCTCAGTATTAGAGTCTTCATTGTTGCTGCCTCCCTCTCCTTTTTGCAGTGCTTACATTGTCAATGAAATCTTTCTAAGTTTGGGGTAAGGTTGATTGGATATTTGTGGGCAGCCctcttgtgaaaaatgtttcctcCTTTCTCTGGCTTCCTTTTGTTCAATGTGTGATTTATTAATGTGTTAAATAAGTCATGTTGTTTGTttacagtgttgtagccatgttggtcccaggatagtagaaagacattggatcaacttctgttggtgaaagagacaagctttcaagcttacacagacatGAAAaagagctcaaaagcttctctttcatcaacagaagttggtccaataaaagatattatctcacccaccatATCTCTCTTAGTGTTTTGTCTCAGACTTGTGGACCACTTCCCTGATTTCTCTGAGACATTCCAGTTCCCATACTTCAAGCAATTGCAATGTAGGGCCTCATTAATATTTGTTTACCAACTCCTTTGCTTTTGAGGAATTCAGATTTTACACAAATATCTTGTATTTCTAGCTGACTAAGTGAAATTCCTCACATTTGGGAAGTCTTGGGAACTCttgttatttaaaatgttatttttgccTGACTTAAACTTTTGAGTTAAGCCTATTTACATATTTAATCCTTGGCTAGTCAGATTGCCATTTATGTTAATAGATTTACTAATGTGGAACCCTGTGCATGCTGGTTTTAGACCACTTGTTTATTTCACATAGATAACTGAACAGCTCTTGGTGAGGATTCTGACACTTACTGCCCTTTGCTGCGTTTGAACCAGTATCCTTGAAATGTGCATTATGCCATTTTTAATCCccctggagtcattcagcctcATAACAAGTAAATGTTAACCTTCCAAAAATAAGAAGGTTTATGGCTCTAAACCTGTACCTCATTTCAACTGCTTTGTACTGGTGCAAAGAAGCCCTAAATCCAGTTTTTGGAAAATCTTGTCTGGTGTGTGTGGATCCTTTAGCTGTCATAGAAGCTACCACACCACATTCTCCTACCATGTGGGGTCTGGTTTGGCTCCCTATGCCAGGCAGATTCCCAGTTGTTGTAGGGGGTCATTGGGACATTTGGCAACTGGTGCAGATTAGAGCTTGGGGTTGGACGGGCATAATGGTGGTGGATCAGGGAAATTAAGAGCTCTCACCCTCCTCAGGTGTACCAAGCACTTCTAAGGCCCTATTTTtacaaaggggggggaggggagaagcagccTGCATCTACCCCTTCCCAAATTATACTAGTAGCCTGTAATTCTTTCTCTCCATATTCTCTCTTTTAGGCAAGCCATTTATGATGCATTTGAGCGCTTTCTCCAAAAATATGCTGTTTAATGGTCTTCATTATTAATTTGCTCAATGGGGTCTTGTGTGAGCTTTCCATGTCTGGAATTGCATATTGGCGTGCTTTGGAAAGCCAGCCAATTACACCAATACTGAATGGATGGACACCAACACTGAATGTCATACCCAGCAATTATCAATATTGGCAAAGCATTAATAATAGTAGTTTCAGTTCAACCAAATGCCCATCTAAGACATATCTGCATTAATCTGAACCATGAAAATTTTGGTAACATTTGTTAATGTATGAGGGATTCTATGTACTTCATATCTACTATTTTATCACTTCACATATGACATTCTGTTCTGAAGTTTGCATATCCGCTGTAAAAAGACCAATAGAATGCCAATAGAACTGTTCAAATCTATCCTTTAGAATTTTAACACTTCTATATTTAATGCATTGCTATTTTTTCCAGTTACCAATTTTTTCCCCGCCCACACTGTTTTGCCCGCTTTTTCCTGTGCTGTTGCTAaagatgtgttttttaaaaagagctcctcCTGCAAGCCCAACTTCATGTGTTTCATTGCCATTGTTTGTGATTGTCCCAAATTCACTGTCGTGATTTAAAACTGCAGGAATAAATAAGAGAAGATGGACAGCAATGGGAATAGAAAAGTCTCTCTCAAAAAAGTGTTATCTaggaaaaaagtaaataaaggcATATTTTATTGACATGTTTGAAAGCTTTCTCTATTATGGAagtccttttttatttaaaaaaaaaaaaaacacgatcACAGTAACTGTATAGATGTTCACAGCTGAAAAAAGAGTAACTGAAAACAGAGCACCCAGTAATTGATTTTTACATATTGTATAATTGAACAATGTACAAGTCTGGTCCCATCAGCATTTTATAATAGAATTGCTGTAACTGAAAATAGCTTCTTGGGAGTAATCTGAATGCAGAATATAATACAGGTTTGTCGCATCTTACATGCATTTAACaagcgcgatttcagctttacgcggtcggcaaaaacaaaacaaaaagagaaaaataacaactttaatactgtacctgtagtgcgggtgattccgcccgccattgaactcaatgtaattttgagtATACGctgttttcgctttacgcgctgaccgcggaacgtaaccccagcgtaagatgagacagacctatAGCACAAAGACTGTTGATTCTATGTATTGTTTAAAGCACCTTATATTCTGCTGTAGAATTAAGACAACCAATGTTTCAGATACGTGGACAgtcctttttttaaagtgtaatcaGCACATGGCTACAAACATACCTTTCTTTTTACAACATGTTAGAGTTACACAGACTACATTACAGAAGATGGCAGTTTAGATCTTCTGTAATCTCTCCTAATTTTACAAtaataaaagttttttttaattggatgaAAGTACAATATTTAGGATTCTGAGCATGTTTAAAGAATTAATAAAAGTTGTATTCTCATACAAGACATGAAACTTAATTTAGTAAACTAATAACACATCCATAGTTTAAAAGTAGTTATCCATTAAACACTTTGGCAGTACTATTTAAAAGTATTAGATTGGGGAAGGAAGCTACAGTGAAGCAAGTTTTTTAGCATTGT contains these protein-coding regions:
- the ABHD18 gene encoding protein ABHD18 isoform X5, producing the protein MGGALVLESAALLHWLEREGYGPLGMTGISMGGHMASLAVTNWPKPLPLVPCLSWSTASGVFTTGVLSKAVNWRELEKQYYTQTVYEEEIIQMLEYCGTDSFKMGQDFVKNSPNSVDSLNNLALTSRMLNLDTTSKILSTEAIHCLSTSKSTLSASSERLLLQDAPKMQCINQTFSTSSSSNKNFTSLQEHLISEERKRDTLQRESLRFMKGVMDECTHVANFSVPVDPSLIIVVQAKEDAYVPRTGVRSLQDIWPGCEIRYLGGGHVSAYLFKQGLFRQAIYDAFERFLQKYAV
- the ABHD18 gene encoding protein ABHD18 isoform X4: MQFFSDVKRRSSLKNVSDLFVMGGALVLESAALLHWLEREGYGPLGMTGISMGGHMASLAVTNWPKPLPLVPCLSWSTASGVFTTGVLSKAVNWRELEKQYYTQTVYEEEIIQMLEYCGTDSFKMGQDFVKNSPNSVDSLNNLALTSRMLNLDTTSKILSTEAIHCLSTSKSTLSASSERLLLQDAPKMQCINQTFSTSSSSNKNFTSLQEHLISEERKRDTLQRESLRFMKGVMDECTHVANFSVPVDPSLIIVVQAKEDAYVPRTGVRSLQDIWPGCEIRYLGGGHVSAYLFKQGLFRQAIYDAFERFLQKYAV
- the ABHD18 gene encoding protein ABHD18 isoform X3: MGVSKLDILYRRLLLTKLFIRGWGRPEDLKRIFEFRKIIGNREKCQKLVSRDYPVFIDKVEEQSDCKILDGHFISPLIHYIPNILPTESIIARFQFIIPKRWNSKYKPVCIHLAGTGDHSLHGCRKPKDQIRSSLKNVSDLFVMGGALVLESAALLHWLEREGYGPLGMTGISMGGHMASLAVTNWPKPLPLVPCLSWSTASGVFTTGVLSKAVNWRELEKQYYTQTVYEEEIIQMLEYCGTDSFKMGQDFVKNSPNSVDSLNNLALTSRMLNLDTTSKILSTEAIHCLSTSKSTLSASSERLLLQDAPKMQCINQTFSTSSSSNKNFTSLQEHLISEERKRDTLQRESLRFMKGVMDECTHVANFSVPVDPSLIIVVQAKEDAYVPRTGVRSLQDIWPGCEIRYLGGGHVSAYLFKQGLFRQAIYDAFERFLQKYAV